The proteins below are encoded in one region of Plutella xylostella chromosome Z, ilPluXylo3.1, whole genome shotgun sequence:
- the LOC105382679 gene encoding neprilysin-2 isoform X1: MPDWVELRPDAEHIATSYDMKNNVKPSYWGQRTSFERRLLVVAALASLLAAAFLAAFVAALLLRPADVNSLPQTSELRRSSGAHPATFAAPAAVGKDGEDVCSDPACVHTASKLLSNMNDKADPCDDFYDFACGSFVDNTRIPDDKTSVNTFSIITDQLQEQIRSLLDEPVTASEPRPFVLAKTLYQACMNRTAIEARGTKPLLEMLRRLGGWPVLDEDKWDEQGFNWKDSVYRFREAGYSVDYFLDFSISVDVKNSTKRIIDLDQASLGLSREYLNRGFSDKLVQAYYSYMVDIAQLLGADKTRAETELKESLQFEMLLANISLPLEKRRNATLLYNPMTIAELQRKFPSIPWLEYINQLLAPHLTVGLDEVAIVNVPQYITDLEKLLRTTPKRVQANYVMWRVAGASVSYLTEELRRRQLAYVTALSGKTERESRWKECADTTSVSMSIAVGALYIRKYFNEDSKANALEMVNDIRQQFRKTLEEVEWMDEQTRSAALHKADSMASHIAYPSEMLDDNKLTEFYSGLEMSSDKLMESVLNLTLFGTEYLFSKLREPVNKSDWVSHGRPAIVNAFYSSIENSIQFPAGILQGAFFSANRPAYMNYGAIGFVIGHEITHGFDDQGRQFDKNGNLVDWWQEVTKLKYLEKAKCIIDQYSNYTVKEVGLKLNGVNTQGENIADNGGIKEAYFAYQAWTQRHGQEPRLPGLEKYSPKQLFWLSAANTWCSVYRNEAIKLRITTGFHAPGRFRVVGPMSNMEEFASDFHCPLGSPMNPPHKCKVW, from the exons ACCGTCGTACTGGGGCCAGCGCACGTCGTTCGAGCGGCGGCTGCTGGTGGTAGCGGCGCTGGCGTCGCTGCTCGCCGCCGCCTTCCTCGCCGCCTTCGTGGCCGCGCTGCTGCTGCGCCCCGCCGACGTCAACA gcCTCCCGCAGACCAGCGAGCTGCGCCGCTCGTCCGGCGCGCACCCGGCCACGTTCGCCGCTCCGGCCGCCGTCGGCAAGGACGGCGAGGATGTATGCAGCGACCCCGCTTGCGTTCACACTG CATCAAAACTACTCTCTAACATGAACGACAAGGCGGACCCGTGCGACGACTTCTACGACTTCGCGTGCGGCTCGTTCGTGGACAACACCAGGATCCCAGACGACAAGACGTCTGTCAACACGTTCTCCATCATCACGGACCAGCTGCAGGAACAGATCCGGTCGCTGCTGGACGAGCCGGTGACCGCCAGCGAGCCGCGCCCCTTCGTGCTCGCCAAGACGCTGTACCAGGCTTGCATGAACAGGA CTGCCATAGAAGCGCGCGGCACCAAGCCGCTGCTGGAGATGCTGCGCCGGCTCGGCGGCTGGCCCGTTTTGGATGAGGACAAGTGGGACGAGCAGGGCTTCAACTGGAAGGACTCGGTCTACCGCTTCAGGGAGGCAGGATACTCCGTCGACTACTTCCTGGACTTCTCCATCTCGGTTGACGTCAAGAACTCCACCAAACGGATTATTGAT CTGGACCAGGCGTCGCTGGGGCTGAGCCGCGAGTACCTGAACCGAGGCTTCTCGGACAAGCTGGTGCAGGCCTACTACAGCTACATGGTGGACATCGCCCAGCTGTTGGGCGCGGACAAGACCAGGGCGGAAACAGAACTCAAAGAGTCCCTACAGTTTGAAATGCTACTCGCCAAC ATTTCACTGCCTCTGGAGAAGCGTCGCAACGCCACCCTGCTCTACAACCCGATGACCATCGCTGAGCTGCAAAGGAAGTTCCCAAG CATCCCGTGGCTGGAGTACATCAACCAGCTCTTGGCGCCGCATCTCACCGTGGGACTCGACGAGGTCGCCATCGTCAACGTGCCGCAGTACATCACTGATCTGGAG AAACTGCTCCGCACCACCCCGAAGCGCGTGCAAGCCAACTACGTGATGTGGCGTGTCGCCGGCGCGTCTGTGTCGTATCTGACTGAGGAGCTGAGGCGTCGACAGCTGGCCTACGTCACCGCCCTGTCGGGCAAGACCGAACGGGAGTCACGCTGGAAGGAGTGCGCTGATACCACCAGTGTCAG TATGTCCATTGCTGTTGGCGCGCTGTACATCAGGAAGTACTTCAACGAGGACTCGAAGGCCAATGCCCTGGAGATGGTCAACGACATCAG ACAACAGTTCCGCAAGACCCTGGAGGAGGTGGAGTGGATGGACGAGCAGACGCGCTCGGCGGCGCTCCACAAGGCGGACTCCATGGCCTCCCACATTGCCTACCCCAGTGAGATGCTGGATGATAACAAACTCACTGAGTTCTATTCTGGG CTGGAGATGTCATCAGACAAGCTCATGGAGTCTGTGCTGAACCTGACGCTGTTCGGCACAGAGTACCTGTTCAGCAAGCTGCGCGAGCCCGTCAACAAGTCGGACTGGGTCAGCCACGGCCGCCCCGCCATCGTCAACGCCTTCTACTCCTCCATCGAGAACAGCATTC AATTCCCTGCCGGTATCCTGCAAGGCGCGTTCTTCTCCGCTAACCGCCCAGCGTACATGAACTACGGTGCTATAGGCTTCGTCATTGGACACGAGATCACCCACGGATTCGACGATCAG GGTCGTCAATTCGACAAGAACGGCAACCTGGTGGACTGGTGGCAGGAGGTGACCAAGCTCAAGTACCTGGAGAAGGCCAAGTGCATCATCGACCAGTACTCCAACTACACCGTCAAGGAAGTCGGCCTCAAG CTGAACGGCGTGAACACTCAAGGGGAGAACATAGCGGACAACGGGGGCATCAAGGAGGCCTACTTCGCGTACCAGGCGTGGACCCAGCGCCACGGCCAGGAGCCGCGCCTGCCCGGCCTCGAGAAGTACTCTCCTAAACAG TTGTTCTGGCTGAGCGCGGCCAACACGTGGTGCTCGGTGTATCGCAACGAGGCGATCAAGCTGCGCATTACGACAGGGTTCCACGCGCCGGGCCGCTTCCGCGTCGTTGGGCCCATGTCCAACATGGAGGAGTTCGCCAGCGACTTCCACTGCCCTCTGGGCTCGCCCATGAACCCGCCGCACAAGTGCAAGGTCTGGTAG
- the LOC105382679 gene encoding neprilysin-2 isoform X2, whose translation MSPDAEHIATSYDMKNNVKPSYWGQRTSFERRLLVVAALASLLAAAFLAAFVAALLLRPADVNSLPQTSELRRSSGAHPATFAAPAAVGKDGEDVCSDPACVHTASKLLSNMNDKADPCDDFYDFACGSFVDNTRIPDDKTSVNTFSIITDQLQEQIRSLLDEPVTASEPRPFVLAKTLYQACMNRTAIEARGTKPLLEMLRRLGGWPVLDEDKWDEQGFNWKDSVYRFREAGYSVDYFLDFSISVDVKNSTKRIIDLDQASLGLSREYLNRGFSDKLVQAYYSYMVDIAQLLGADKTRAETELKESLQFEMLLANISLPLEKRRNATLLYNPMTIAELQRKFPSIPWLEYINQLLAPHLTVGLDEVAIVNVPQYITDLEKLLRTTPKRVQANYVMWRVAGASVSYLTEELRRRQLAYVTALSGKTERESRWKECADTTSVSMSIAVGALYIRKYFNEDSKANALEMVNDIRQQFRKTLEEVEWMDEQTRSAALHKADSMASHIAYPSEMLDDNKLTEFYSGLEMSSDKLMESVLNLTLFGTEYLFSKLREPVNKSDWVSHGRPAIVNAFYSSIENSIQFPAGILQGAFFSANRPAYMNYGAIGFVIGHEITHGFDDQGRQFDKNGNLVDWWQEVTKLKYLEKAKCIIDQYSNYTVKEVGLKLNGVNTQGENIADNGGIKEAYFAYQAWTQRHGQEPRLPGLEKYSPKQLFWLSAANTWCSVYRNEAIKLRITTGFHAPGRFRVVGPMSNMEEFASDFHCPLGSPMNPPHKCKVW comes from the exons ACCGTCGTACTGGGGCCAGCGCACGTCGTTCGAGCGGCGGCTGCTGGTGGTAGCGGCGCTGGCGTCGCTGCTCGCCGCCGCCTTCCTCGCCGCCTTCGTGGCCGCGCTGCTGCTGCGCCCCGCCGACGTCAACA gcCTCCCGCAGACCAGCGAGCTGCGCCGCTCGTCCGGCGCGCACCCGGCCACGTTCGCCGCTCCGGCCGCCGTCGGCAAGGACGGCGAGGATGTATGCAGCGACCCCGCTTGCGTTCACACTG CATCAAAACTACTCTCTAACATGAACGACAAGGCGGACCCGTGCGACGACTTCTACGACTTCGCGTGCGGCTCGTTCGTGGACAACACCAGGATCCCAGACGACAAGACGTCTGTCAACACGTTCTCCATCATCACGGACCAGCTGCAGGAACAGATCCGGTCGCTGCTGGACGAGCCGGTGACCGCCAGCGAGCCGCGCCCCTTCGTGCTCGCCAAGACGCTGTACCAGGCTTGCATGAACAGGA CTGCCATAGAAGCGCGCGGCACCAAGCCGCTGCTGGAGATGCTGCGCCGGCTCGGCGGCTGGCCCGTTTTGGATGAGGACAAGTGGGACGAGCAGGGCTTCAACTGGAAGGACTCGGTCTACCGCTTCAGGGAGGCAGGATACTCCGTCGACTACTTCCTGGACTTCTCCATCTCGGTTGACGTCAAGAACTCCACCAAACGGATTATTGAT CTGGACCAGGCGTCGCTGGGGCTGAGCCGCGAGTACCTGAACCGAGGCTTCTCGGACAAGCTGGTGCAGGCCTACTACAGCTACATGGTGGACATCGCCCAGCTGTTGGGCGCGGACAAGACCAGGGCGGAAACAGAACTCAAAGAGTCCCTACAGTTTGAAATGCTACTCGCCAAC ATTTCACTGCCTCTGGAGAAGCGTCGCAACGCCACCCTGCTCTACAACCCGATGACCATCGCTGAGCTGCAAAGGAAGTTCCCAAG CATCCCGTGGCTGGAGTACATCAACCAGCTCTTGGCGCCGCATCTCACCGTGGGACTCGACGAGGTCGCCATCGTCAACGTGCCGCAGTACATCACTGATCTGGAG AAACTGCTCCGCACCACCCCGAAGCGCGTGCAAGCCAACTACGTGATGTGGCGTGTCGCCGGCGCGTCTGTGTCGTATCTGACTGAGGAGCTGAGGCGTCGACAGCTGGCCTACGTCACCGCCCTGTCGGGCAAGACCGAACGGGAGTCACGCTGGAAGGAGTGCGCTGATACCACCAGTGTCAG TATGTCCATTGCTGTTGGCGCGCTGTACATCAGGAAGTACTTCAACGAGGACTCGAAGGCCAATGCCCTGGAGATGGTCAACGACATCAG ACAACAGTTCCGCAAGACCCTGGAGGAGGTGGAGTGGATGGACGAGCAGACGCGCTCGGCGGCGCTCCACAAGGCGGACTCCATGGCCTCCCACATTGCCTACCCCAGTGAGATGCTGGATGATAACAAACTCACTGAGTTCTATTCTGGG CTGGAGATGTCATCAGACAAGCTCATGGAGTCTGTGCTGAACCTGACGCTGTTCGGCACAGAGTACCTGTTCAGCAAGCTGCGCGAGCCCGTCAACAAGTCGGACTGGGTCAGCCACGGCCGCCCCGCCATCGTCAACGCCTTCTACTCCTCCATCGAGAACAGCATTC AATTCCCTGCCGGTATCCTGCAAGGCGCGTTCTTCTCCGCTAACCGCCCAGCGTACATGAACTACGGTGCTATAGGCTTCGTCATTGGACACGAGATCACCCACGGATTCGACGATCAG GGTCGTCAATTCGACAAGAACGGCAACCTGGTGGACTGGTGGCAGGAGGTGACCAAGCTCAAGTACCTGGAGAAGGCCAAGTGCATCATCGACCAGTACTCCAACTACACCGTCAAGGAAGTCGGCCTCAAG CTGAACGGCGTGAACACTCAAGGGGAGAACATAGCGGACAACGGGGGCATCAAGGAGGCCTACTTCGCGTACCAGGCGTGGACCCAGCGCCACGGCCAGGAGCCGCGCCTGCCCGGCCTCGAGAAGTACTCTCCTAAACAG TTGTTCTGGCTGAGCGCGGCCAACACGTGGTGCTCGGTGTATCGCAACGAGGCGATCAAGCTGCGCATTACGACAGGGTTCCACGCGCCGGGCCGCTTCCGCGTCGTTGGGCCCATGTCCAACATGGAGGAGTTCGCCAGCGACTTCCACTGCCCTCTGGGCTCGCCCATGAACCCGCCGCACAAGTGCAAGGTCTGGTAG